One genomic region from Conexibacter woesei DSM 14684 encodes:
- a CDS encoding DUF2294 domain-containing protein, with translation MADIGEGSEARGAELLSRISNEMVRMMKEYFGRGPTSAKSYMLDDLLVVVMRDGMTTAERTMLEFGRADMVRQFRQEFENEMTDRLVGAVEKLTGRRVVTYQSQVMFDPNTVVELFVFDEPAPQAAVHATSAGQVEDEPVGQATNGPALDRPSRTPATGERGTDPNVQ, from the coding sequence ATGGCGGACATCGGTGAGGGGAGCGAGGCGAGGGGTGCGGAGCTGCTGTCGCGGATCTCCAACGAGATGGTGCGCATGATGAAGGAGTACTTCGGGCGCGGGCCGACGAGCGCGAAGTCGTACATGCTCGACGACCTGCTGGTCGTGGTGATGCGGGACGGGATGACGACGGCTGAGCGCACGATGCTGGAGTTCGGCCGGGCCGACATGGTGCGCCAGTTCCGGCAGGAGTTCGAGAACGAGATGACGGATCGGCTCGTGGGGGCGGTCGAGAAGCTGACCGGTCGCAGAGTCGTCACGTACCAGAGCCAGGTGATGTTCGATCCGAACACCGTCGTGGAGCTGTTCGTGTTCGACGAGCCGGCGCCACAGGCCGCCGTCCACGCGACGTCCGCGGGCCAGGTCGAGGACGAACCGGTCGGGCAGGCGACCAACGGCCCAGCACTCGACCGCCCGTCACGGACGCCCGCGACAGGCGAACGCGGAACCGACCCGAACGTCCAGTGA